GGTATTTATGGTGGTGCCTCTTTTTGTGGGGTATAGTATTTATACCACAGACCAAGACCTTGCCATGCGAATTTTTGATCATCCTAAAGTTCTGTTGTGGTTATTACTACCGTTTTTTGGCATAGCTGCCATAATCGCTTTTTTTAAGCTTAAACTATCTGATAACGAAGATTTCAGTATTTCGTGGCTAAAGAACGATAAAACATATTACAGAAAAACATTTTCTTCATCAGGTTCCCACTCTTTCGGTTCGGGCAGTAGCTCTTCAGGTGGTGGTAGTTCATTTTCTGGCGGTGGCGGAAGCTCAGGTGGTGGTGGAGCAAGCGGAAGTTGGTGAAATTCAAGTACTTTTATGTATCTCAAATATTCAAAATAAATAGTATCCATGAACAGAATAATTTACTTGTTAGCATTTGTCTTGGTTTTATCATGTAAGACAGAAAAACCAAAAAGCCCTGAAGTTGAAAAATGGGAAGCCCAAGCTGCTAATGTTGAAATAATAAGGGATGACTTTGGAGTCCCTCATATTTATGGTAAGACAGATGCCGATGCAGTGTTTGGGTTATTGTACGCCCAATGCGAAGATGATTTTAACCGTGTGGAGCAAAACTACATTTGGGCAACAGGTAGACTGGCAGAAGTAGATGGCGAAGAGGCTTTGTATAGCGATTTGCGCGCAAAACTGTTCATGACAGAAGAAGAGGCTAAAGCGAATTATGAAAAGAGTCCCGCTTGGTTAAAAGAGTTGTGTAATGCCTTTGCCGACGGTATCAATTACTACCTATATACGCACCCAAAAGTAAAACCTAGATTGTTGACGCATTTTGAGCCATGGATGCCCATGTATTTTAGTGAAGGGTCCATTGGTGGTGATATTGAGCGAATTTCAACAAAGAAGATTGCTGCCTTCTATGAAAGTGATATGGCATTACCAGAAATGGAATTGTTGCAATTAGAAAAGGAAAAAGAAGCAGAGGAACCACAAGGTTCTAACGGTATTGCTATTTCAGGTAAATTGACACAGTCCGGTAATCCGCTGTTATTGATCAATCCGCATACCTCGTTTTATTTTAGGGGAGAAGTCCATGTAGTTTCAGAGGAGGGGTTAAACGCCTATGGTGCGGTAACTTGGGGTCAGTTTTTCGTTTATCAAGGTTTTAATGAAAAAACCGGATGGATGCATACATCCACTTATACCGATGTTATGGATGAATTCAAGGAGACAATAGTTAAGAACGATGATAATTTATTCTATCAATACGGAGAAGAATTGCGTCCTGTAGAATCGTCTGAAATACTATTGAAATATTTGGATGGAGAGGAATTGAAAGAGAAAAAGTATCCAGCATACAGAACCCACCACGGACCAATAACCCATGTTGCAGATGGGCAATGGACGGCATCTGCCATGATGTGGGAACCGGTGAAAGCGTTAGAGCAATCATTCATCCGAACAAAACAAAACGGGTACAAAGGTTTTCGTGAAATGATGGATATTCGTACTAATTCAAGTAACAATACGGTGTATGCAGATGCGGAAGGAAACATCGCTTATTTTCATGGAAATTACGTTCCAAAACGAGATGTTCAATTTGATTATACAAAACCGGTAGATGGTAGCAACCCGAAAACAGATTGGCAAGGTTTGCATACGGTAGATGAAAATATTTTGGTATTAAACCCAGAGAACGGATGGATCCAGAATTGTAATTCTACCCCGTTTACATCGGCTCTGGAATTTAGTCCAAAGAAAGAAGACTACCCGTATTACATGTCTAGAGATCAAGAGAACTTTAGAGGCGTTCATGCCATAGAATTATTGAAAGACAGAAAAGGGTACACCATTGATAGTCTTATCCGGTTAGCGCATGATCCGTATTTACCGGCATTCAAAGCTTTAATACCTGGTTTGGTAAAAGCTTATAATTCTCATAACGATAAGAATCCGAAATTAAAAGAGCCGATTGAAATTCTGGAAAAGTGGGACTATACAACGGGAGAAGATCAAGTAGCCATGACATTGGCACATTTTTATGGTACCGCAATAGGCAAACACGCAGACCAACCAAAAGGAATAAGTGATATGGAGCGCATGATTTATTTTGGGAACAACACAGAAGCCGTATTGCCCATTTTTGAAGAAGTAATCAACCAACTTGAGTCAGATTTTGGTACATGGAAAATGTCATGGGGAGAAGTAAATAGATATCAGCGAACTACAGGAGATATCGTGCAGCATTTTGATGATGCTAAACCAAGTATTCCAATAGGGTTTGCTTCCGGTAGGTGGGGAGCCTTGGCGGCATACGGTGCGCGATACACCACTGAAGGCGCAAAAAAGATATACGGTACAAGGGGCAATAGTTTTGCAGCAGTAGTTGAATTTGGTGAAACCGTTAAAGCCAAAAGTATTTTGGCAGGTGGGCAAAGTGGTGATCCTAATTCTCCATATTTTAATGACCAAATTGAGAGGTATAGAAATGTAGATTGGAAAGAAGTACCTTTTTATAAGAAAGATGTTTTAAAAAGGGCAAGGGAAACATATACTCCTGGGAAAAGATAAATTGATAAAGAAACTAGATTATGGGATTGTTGAATAAAATATTAGGTAATGCCAGTGAGGTATCTGTAGAACAGCTATTAAAAAAATATGGTCGCTTATTGATAGAGGGAGAGGAAATTGAGTTGGGATTTTCCTTATTGCGAGATGTTTTCATGTTTACTAATAAACGCTTAATTTTAATAGATATACAAGGAATTACGGGAAGTAAAATTGAATACAAATCGCTCCCTTATAAGAATATATCAAGGTTTTCTCTTGAAACTTCGGGTACTTTTGATTTAGATGCTGAATTAAAAATCTGGATATCGAGTGAAAACGTACCAAGTGTAAGCAAAAAGTTCAATAAGAGTATAGATGTTTATGAAGTACAGCGGTACTTGGCAAGTAAGGTAATGTAATTTTTACATAGATTCTTTGGTAACGATTAATGTAGCCTTAGAACCTGCGGACAACAACCATTTGTTGGAGTAAATCAATTCTCCTTTATCGTTATATACATCAACCTGAGCAGTATTTGGGGCAGATGACCCATGGTTAAGTGCTTCAAAATCTAAGCGGTTAAAACCATCTTGTAAGTCTACATTGATTCCTTTGAACGCTCCGGTTAATAGCAGGTTTTGTTCTACGACCATATCGTTCATATAAATCTTAACACGGTCTCCATCTACATATTCATGGTCTCTGCAAACAATACCAATAAATTTTCCGCTACTTTTTACATCCCCAAGATATTGATCAGGAAAATATTGACCAGATCCATTTAAGCGTTCTCCAGGAGCTACTTTTGGGTCAATTTTCATACCGGTTCCTGCTTGTACCAATTCTTCATCGGGTAACATTTTTACAGGGTTCTTGCTGTTCATGTCTAGACTTGGCTGTTCTTTGATCAATGAGGGCATTTTAAGAACGGGGCTAGCGGTTCCACTAGAATTTATAGGGTTTGCTTTCTCAATTTTCAATGGTTTGGCAGTAGGTAAATCTGTTTGTGCAGAAACCTGTGCCATGGAAAGGGAGAACAAAACAATAAAAAGATAATAAAGGTTTCTCATCTAATCTTTACATTGGGTGAAATAAAGATAACAAATACCCTGCCATGGGCACTTAAGGCGACGTTAAAATAAGTATAGGATAGTGTTTTTTCGATAAACGAACTAGTCTATTTCAAATTTTCCCTTAAGAACGAAATAAAATTTCCGTTCATTATTTTCTCAATGTCTTGAGGTGAATACCCTCTGTTTTCCAATAAATGAACACATTTTTGCAAATCTGCAATGGTATCTACATCGGCAGGACCTTGTTCTTTTCCAAATCCGCCGTCCAGGTCAGAACCTATACCTACATGATTGGCATTACCTGCAAGTTGACAAATATGGTCAATATTATCGAGCATTTGCTGTAGACTTACGCCTGCAGATTGCGGTGTAGAAACCCCTCTTTCCCAATGTGGAACCATCATCCAAGCATCAAGCACAACACCTATAATACCTTTACGTGCTATAATTTCCTTGATTTGTTCATCTGTGAACTGCCTATGGTGGTTAACTAGGGTCCTGCAATTATTATGGCTGGCCCAAAGAGGACCGTCATAATTCACCATGGTTTCCCAAAAACTGATATCACATAAATGGGTTACATCTAAGATTATTCCTAAACGTTGAATTTCCTTTAATAAATTTCTTCCCTTGGCACCAATACCACCAGATGAGTTGGTACCATGTGCGTATGTGCCAGGACCGTAATGTGCAGGTCCAATGGCACGTAACCCTTGATCATATGAACGTTGTAGGTATGAAACGTCTATGATAGAATCTGCACCTTCTAAACTTAATAAATACCCAATAGGTTTCTTTTCTTTATCGGTTTTCCAAAGTTCTAGGTGCGCATCAAGCTGAGTTTTGTTGGTGATTTGAACCATTTCTTTAGCATCTTCCATGCTTTTGTACCATGCTAACTGCCCTTGTGTTTGCGCCCAAGCCTGTTGAGGTGACTTCCATCCCGGTAATGTATTGTCTTTATGGACATAACGGGCAATTTGCGTTGCCATACAGAGCCCGATATTACCTTTTCGCATAGCATCTAATGATACTGTATTGTTACCTCTATCTGGTTTATCGGTCATACCTTGCTCACCTTTTCTAATATCTTCAACAGACCAGGTAAGGTCACGGTTCCATTCCATGGCGTTCATGGACAAGTCTAAATGGGCATCGAAAATGAACATACTTATATCGTAGATTTTTGGGTTCTTGCAGTTACTGGCCAATGATCTATAACTATATTATCCTTAACAACCGTAAGGGTATCGTATTTGGCTACGGTAGGGCAAATATGTTTAGGAACTGCGTAATGCACATCCCCTACCTCAGGTATGGTAAGGTCGTCATACTCAACGACCAAATGCTCTTCTGACTGACTAATTTGCTTACTGTGCTTTAGGTCTAAAAATGCTATTCTGGGAAAAGGCATTTCAGGTGCTAAGGATTTATGACCAAGGTCAAAACAAAGAATGCCCGTAGTTGGTTTACTCAGAATACGTGTCATTAGTACAGCTGCAGGCAAAAAATGCATCTCGGGAAAGAGACTGCCATAACCGGCATCCCAAAGTAAAGTAGTGCCCGGGCTGGCCTCCACGCCATCTTGTTTACAGTGAAAAGGAAAAGTCGGTGAGCCACCGGCCACTATTTTAGGACTTGGTATGTCAAGTTTATCAATGTTAGCTTTTAAGCTCAATACAGGTTCAAATGCAGTATTGCATTCTGCCTCACGAATAGTGGGATCTGTATGGCGTAAATGACCATCATACACATGTAAGCCTTCGGCAATTAAATGCTCATGTTCGCTTAACTCTCGATATAGGGCCAATGCCTTTTGATCAGGAGCTATACCCGTTCTGTTCATGCCGCTATTAATATCTATCCACAGCGGAATTTTAATGTTGTTGGCTTTAGCAAGGTCACCTAAAAGTTGCAAAGATTTAGAGTTGTCAACAAGAGTGGAAAACTTGGTATTGCCGTATGCTTTTATAAGTTCAACAAAACGTTTGGTGTTAGGTCCTATCGGTTGCATGGCCAACAGTACATCTTTTGCCATGCAATTACCAAGTAATTCAGCTTCTGCAATGGTAGCGCATTTAAATTTTTGAATACCGGCATCCATTTGCATAGCAATGATATTGGCGTTTTTGTATGTTTTTACATGCGGACGCAAGAAATTTACATCGCCCCTCATAGAAATCATTAATTCAATATTATGTTGAATTCTATTGGGATAAATCAATAGGGACGGAGAAATTACGTCTTCCGGATGGGTCAATGAATACCAATTATTGTCTTCCATATCTTTTAATGATGTAGTTCAAAATGTGCCTCTATCTCTACAGGAATACCGCCAGGTAAAATCATACCAACCGCACTACGAACACCCACACCGTTATCTGGTCCAAAAATCTCTGCCATAAGTTCGCTGAAACCATTAATGACCAAAGGTTGTTGCCCAAAATCTGGGGTAGAGTTGACCATGCCCAAGGTTTTTACGATTCTTTTTATTTTGTCAATGTCGCCAAAATGGGTCTGTATGGTAGATAGCATGGTTAAAGCTACTTGCTTTGCCGCTACTTTTGCTTCTTCCATTGTCATGTCATGACCTGCTCTACCCACAATCAAAGAACCATCATTTTGCATTGGTCCTTGCCCTGAAATGTAAAGAAAATGATCCACCACCAAAACGGGTTTGTATAATCCTGCCGGAGGTGGGGCAGGGGGTAATATGAGTCCTAATTCCTTAATCCTTTCTGAAGGTTTCTTTTGCATATTTAATTGTTTAAATGAACATATTTATTATTAGAACACCTACTAATCCCATAACACCTACGGTGGTTTCCATAACTGTCCAGCTTTTTAGGGTGTCGTTTACGGATAGGTTGAAGTATTCTTTGAATAACCAAAAACCACTATCGTTTACATGGGACAACATTAAACTGCCCGATCCAATGGCTAGCACCATTAATTCTGGGCTAACACCGGTACCTTGCACCAATGGCAATACAATACCTGCAGCCGTTAAGCCAGCGACAGTGGCAGAACCCACACAAACGCGAATTACGGTAGCGATCAGCCAAGCTAAAATTAATGGAGAAATGGAAGATTGCTCTAATATTCCGCCAATATATTTACTTACGCCACTATCTATCAATACTTGCTTTAAGGCACCAGAACCTGCAATAATCAAAAGTACCATGGTAATACCCGTAATGGCACTGCCAATAGAGTCCATAACTTCTTTCATACTTTTACCGCGACCCAAACCTAAAGTATAGATTGCTACCAAAACTGCAATAAGCATGGCAATGGCGGGGTTGCCCATAAAAACCAAAATCTTGGTGAGAAAGAAATCTGCCGGTAGCAAAAGTTGGGCTAGTGCTGCAATGGCAATAAGAATTACTGGTAAAAGTGCGCTGATAATACTATTTGCCATGCTTGGCATTTCTTCCTCTTTTAGGATGATGGGGTTTAGAAATTCCTTTAAGGGAGTTGCATTAATGTTTTTTAAAGTTCTTGAAAAGATAGGGCCAGCAACAATAATTGCAGGTATGGCAACTATAATACCGTATAACAGTGTTTTGCCAATATCAGCATTGAACATGGACGCCAGTGCAGTAGGAGCAGGGTGCGGAGGTAAATATCCATGGGTGACAGACAGCGATGCCAGCATGGGTAGACCTACATAAAGTAGTGGTAAGCCGGTGGCTGCTGCAATAGTGAATACCAATGGAACTAGGATTACGAAACCTACGGAATAAAACATGGGAATACCTACAATGAAGCCGGTTAAGACAACGGCCCATTGAATGTTCTTTTTACCAAATTTTTCTACTAAATGGGTGGTGATTCGTTGAGCGGCACCACTATCGGCAACTAATTTGCCCAACATGGCACCAAGTCCTAAGATAATAACTAGAAATCCTAAAATATTACCAATACCTTTTTGAATGGAATCTACGACACTGATAGGTTCCATGCCTTCGGCAATACCCACAAAAAGCGATACGATAATAAAAGTGATAAAAGCATTGAGTTTAAATTTTGCAATGAGAATGAATAGGAGTAAAATTCCTAGAATAACAATAAATAATGGCATATTAAAAATGAGTTAGTTAAGTTGATCATCTAAATATACCATAAAAAAAAAGCCCATCATATATTATCTATTTATGATGAGCTTAAACATTGTAATTCTATAATTTATCAGTCATCTCGGGTGAGATGGTCTTATAGATCAATCCTGCTAAAATGGCTCCGATCATTGGCGCCAACCAAAATAGCCAAAGTTGATCTAGCGCCCAGTCACCAACAAATAATGCCTGACTGGTACTTCTTGCAGGATTTACAGATGTATTGGTGACAGGAATACTAATTAGGTGAATTAAGGTTAGACAAAGGCCTATAGCCAACCCGGCAAAACCTCGTGGTGCCTTGGTGTAAGTAGATCCCAGTATGACGAATAAGAAAATAAAGGTCATCACAAGTTCTATAGTAAAAGCTGATGTTAAATCATACCCTCCAGGTGAATGTTCATTATACCCGTTAGAAGCAAATCCACCAAGTTCAAAACCAGCTTTGCCGGAAGCAATTAGAAATAGAATGGCTGCTCCGGCAATACCGCCCATTACTTGAGCTACGATGTAAGGAAAAACGTCTTTACCCTCAAAACGACCACCTACCCAAACACCGATAGTTACGGCGGGGTTTAAATGACAACCTGAAATATGACCAATGGCGTAGGCCATAGTTACCACGGTTAAACCGAAGGCCAAGGAGACCCCAACAAAACCGATTCCTAATTCTGGATATCCTGCGGCAAGTACGGCACTACCACACCCACCTAAAACTAGCCATAAAGTACCTATAAATTCTGCAATAAACTTTTTCATTTTCTTAAGGTTTAATTGATTGTATGTATTTAGAAACCAAAAGTTTAATGAAGTCACAATTTTTTATGAGTTTTATTGATACTGTTAATGGTTAGATATTTAATTTTTTACATAAAATATAGTTAAATACCTTTTTTTAATCCGAATAGAGGGTGCAGAGGTTTTATTTTTAATATGATTAAATGATAAATTAACCAACATATTAAAAATGTACCTACGATTAAAATTGTAGCTTTTAAAAGCAAACTCCATTGCAAATCTTTTATGTAATATGCAATTCCTACGGTTACGGTTTGATGAAGAATGTAGAATGGGTAAACAGCTCGATTGGCATAGCTCAAAAGTGGACTAGGTTTGTTCTGATACTTAGCGGCATATCCTAATAGCACTAATATCCATGACCAAAGATTTACGATTTTCAGAAAAGCTTCGGTAAAGTGACGGGTGTATCCGTCTTCAAATTGCCAAGTAATAAGCATTCCTATGAAACATATAATTCCTAAGTAAAAAGCTTTTGTGCGTATCCTTTCGATTGCATTCCAAAGAATAGGTCCGCAAGCGACCATGACAAATCCGAAGAAGAATAAAGTCATGGAAGAGAAAAAATTAAACCAATCATTAATTAGGTCATGGGTTATGTCATAAAAAGGTTCTAACAAAGACTCCAATAAATATAAAGGAATCGTAAAAATGTATAGTCCGTATGGTTTTTGAATTACCTTGCTAATCCAACGTATATACCTGTTTTTATTATTTTTCATATAAAGGAAAAAAGGAGAAAGCAATACGGAAAAAACTAGTAGATACGGAAGAAACCACAAGTGGTGCCAACTTAAATTGCCTTCTGGGTAAATGCCGTCATAGGCTATAGTGCTCAAGTAGCTCCAATACGAACCTTGAAATTGACCTTGTGCCAATCTTTCAAAATATACCTGTGGAGGAACAATAACGAGCATACCGAAAACAAGGGGGATCCCTAAACGCAAAAATCGCTCCTTATTAAATTGCCATATATTTCTTTTTGATAAGGCATAGAACGTACCCATACCAGAAATTAGAAATAATATTGGCAGTCTCCATTGATTTAAAAAAAGCATGGGCCACTTCAACCAATCATAGATGTTGTTATTTTTTATATGCCAACCCCAAGGCACAAAGAACATACCTGAATGATAAATGATTAAGAGTGAAAAAACGAATACTCGCAACCAATCGATATCATACCTTCTAAACTTTTTTTCCATAATCTAGTGATTTTCATCAAAGTTGAATTTTAAAATCAGGAATGATAAATTTTGGACATTACCATATGTCCTGAATTACAATTTTGGAGAAATTGACTTTGCAAATTTAGAGGGAGATATACCCGAAATCTTCTTGAAAGCATTGTAAAATGCAGACTTTGACTTAAATCCTACCGTCTCGCCAATAGCTTCAATGGTTAGATGACTAAATTGAGGGTCTACTAATCTCTCTTTAGCTAGATCAATTCTTTTGCTATTGATATAGTGATTAAAATTAGAACCAAAATCTGAATTTATAGTTTTTGAAATTTGATTTGGATGAATAGCTAACTGGGTGGCAAGATTTTTTAAACTGGCTTGGCTATTTGTATAAAACAAGTTATTGTCCACGAATGTTTCAATTTCTTTAAATGTAACTTCATCTGCTGCATTCGAAAGCGTTTCATACTTATCTGCAACCCATGATTTTTCAAAGAACTTAGATTTGGAAATAATAATGTATGTGGTGGCAAATGCTACTAAAGTTTGGAAAATGGCAATAAAATGGTCTCCGCCATCGTCGTCATATATGTAGAAAACTACAAATAGAAGAATGAAAAAAGTACAGAGTATAATGGCAGAATTACGTGTAAAAATGTATTTGGCAGACTTAAGGTTTGCTTTATCTGTGTCATTTCTATAGCGTTCTTCTTTAACTAGTTTTAGTGATAATAGCGTATATAACAGTAAACTAAATAAAATTAACCAATCAAATATATCTTTAATGTGATGGTATGAATAGTTAAATGTGTCTGGAACCGAGGCGGTACCTAAATTACTATAATACGCACCTAAATAAGCGTTTAGTTTAACCGAAACTGGAGCTGTGTAAAACGGAATCTGTGATAAAAGATAACCTAGCGGTAAAATTAAGTTCCACCAACCTTTACGTATAGAAATAGGTTTTCTTTTCAAAAATGCATAAATAGTAAAGTATAGAAAAGGACCTATAAGCAAAACAAAAACTTCAGAAGAATCATTCCATTCAAGAAGGTGTTTTATGAGTCCGGTGTAACACAAATAAGTATCCAAAAAAACCAGTGTTCCAAATAATAATAAAAATGCAAAATAGAGTAGTAATCTATTATTCATGCTTTTTACAAAAAGTACGATACTTAAAAATAGATTTTGCGCCACTCCTAATAGCATTATGGTAGAAGTAAAGTTATGTCTAATAGGAATTTGCGCTATGAGGTCTTGAAGCGTATCCATCTTATTTATTATCTAAATAATCTTTCAACTTCTGTGGACCTTCCAATAAAATGCGAACCACGCGTAATGTACCGTCATCCGTGGTATTAATTTGCCATTTGATTAGGGAAATAGATCCTTTTTCAATTTCTATTCCAGTAATACTTCTTGGGTGAACGCAGCTACCATCGTTAAAGAGAGGTATATCTCCAGGCTCTGGAAAACGAGGTCTGTGGGTATGACCTACAACAGTAACTTTTAATCTGTTCTTTAAAATCCATCTTTTAATACGGCGCTCTACTTTTATGAGTTCAGTGTAGTTTTTTGCGGGTGAAGTAGGGTCTGCTATGCCCCATACTTGTAGGGGTTTCCACAGTACCCTTACCAAAAATCTGCCCCAACGCCAAAAAGTGTAATTCCACCAATCTGCTTGGTGACCATGGGTAAGAAAAACTTCTTGTTGGGTTTCTTTATGTTTTAGTATAAGCGCTTCATGGTACTTTATGCCTTCAAATAGTGATTTATCTTTATCATCTATAGGTTCAAAATAGCTAGATAAATGCTTTTTTACATAAGCTTCATCCTTGTAGACCATATCATGGTTTCCCCAAATCATGTGAAGTCTTTGTTCTAAATGAAATTGCTTCAATAATTTAAAAACATTTTTATGGGCTTCAAAAATAGATTCAAAATGAATGTTCTCCCAAAGCTCATCTCCATCACCTAGTTCACAGTAATCAAAACCTTCTGAATAATAGAATTTTAAGGCGTGGTAGTAAATGTTTCTATTGTTTGCAAAATCGTCTGCAAAACTGTTATCGCCCCTATGACAGTCGCTAAATAGAATAAATTTTGAAGTGTCGTCAAACGGAATAGTTTTAGCGTTTTCATAAGCTCTATTAAGTCTGTTTTCCGATGACATACTGTAATTTTCGCTAAATATCCGAAAATCCCGTTAACCATAATGCTATAGTTGGTCAAAAAATAGGGTTGGTTTTGTAACTTTACATAAAATTAGTAGACTAACCAGAACATGGGAAAGCACGATAGAATGAAAATGCCGTTTAAGCACCTCATAAGTTTTGAAAAACTTCTTACGAAGTACGATGAACATTTGAAAGGTGACGACCCTTTTTTGGCAGCTACCGCCGAGCGTATTTTGGCTGTGGAAAAAGGATTTCCTGAATTACGGAATGGTTTTTCTGATTTTTCTTTATTGGAGAAAAATAAAGACTTGATCGATCGTATTTTACAAGATACGTTTACAGAGGCTTTGAGCAGTAACGAAATAAAGGTAGCTACCTTGCCCTACCAAGGTGTTATTATAAAATCATCTAAACGTTTTCAAAGTATAATTCATGAAGCCGGTGACGGTTATGAACCCCAAATAAGAAACGTTGGGGATGATATGGATTATATCATGAGCTGTGTGGTAGTATTAAATTACTATTATGGTTATAAGCTAGATTTTAGTAGACCATATTTTTATGATATTCCAGATGCCAATGGCGTAATGCGTCACTATCGTATTTTATATAATGCAGATTTTATTGATGTTATCCCTACGGACAAGGCAAAGGAAGTAACCCAAGAAGATGTAGACGAGTTATTGGCAAACCCAACTGATATTAAGCTTTGGAAGGAGAAGATTCCGCCAGAAAGTTTTATTTCTAAAGGATTTGTAATTGCCAATTTGTTCGATGTTACCATGGAGCAGGCAATTTCAAATATTAAGTCGAAATTAATCTCAAAGGACACTTTACAACCTGTAAAGTTTATGAATGATTTGCAGGAGACCTTTAAATCATTCTTTCGTTTACCTAATATTAAAGTAGGTTTTGCTTCTTTTGATGCCAAAAAAGATCAGTTTGAAGAAGTTGCAGGTATTGGTTTTGATAGCTTTCTTTTAAGGGGTAGACATGCAATTGACTGTAAAGTAGCATTGTGTGAGGAATCTTATCATAAACTAATAGATTTCAACTCTTATTTTACCATTACGGATATGGATCGTATGGTGGGGCAATCTGGTGAAATGCAGCCATATAAAGGGCTACAGGATCAAGGAGTGCAAAGTGCCATATTTGCGCCAATAGCATATGAAGGTAAGTTATTGGGTATTTTAGAAATAGTTTCTCAGAAAAAAGGAGTGCTCAATGGCGTTAACGCACAAAAGTTAGATGATGTAATGCCGTTCATTGTTTCTGCCGTAGTACGTACCAAGAACGAAGAGAACAATAGAATAGATGCTATTATTCAAAATGAATGTACTTCTGTTCATTCTTCGGTGTATTGGAGGTTTCAGGAAGAGGCCAAAAGGTTTATGCAAGATGAAATAGAAGGTAGATCACCTTCTTTTAAGGAAATTGTTTTTAAAGATGTATACCCATTATTTGGGCAAATAGATATAAAGGATTCTTCCCAAGCAA
The sequence above is a segment of the Maribacter dokdonensis DSW-8 genome. Coding sequences within it:
- a CDS encoding acyltransferase family protein, producing MEKKFRRYDIDWLRVFVFSLLIIYHSGMFFVPWGWHIKNNNIYDWLKWPMLFLNQWRLPILFLISGMGTFYALSKRNIWQFNKERFLRLGIPLVFGMLVIVPPQVYFERLAQGQFQGSYWSYLSTIAYDGIYPEGNLSWHHLWFLPYLLVFSVLLSPFFLYMKNNKNRYIRWISKVIQKPYGLYIFTIPLYLLESLLEPFYDITHDLINDWFNFFSSMTLFFFGFVMVACGPILWNAIERIRTKAFYLGIICFIGMLITWQFEDGYTRHFTEAFLKIVNLWSWILVLLGYAAKYQNKPSPLLSYANRAVYPFYILHQTVTVGIAYYIKDLQWSLLLKATILIVGTFLICWLIYHLIILKIKPLHPLFGLKKGI
- a CDS encoding helix-turn-helix domain-containing protein, producing the protein MDTLQDLIAQIPIRHNFTSTIMLLGVAQNLFLSIVLFVKSMNNRLLLYFAFLLLFGTLVFLDTYLCYTGLIKHLLEWNDSSEVFVLLIGPFLYFTIYAFLKRKPISIRKGWWNLILPLGYLLSQIPFYTAPVSVKLNAYLGAYYSNLGTASVPDTFNYSYHHIKDIFDWLILFSLLLYTLLSLKLVKEERYRNDTDKANLKSAKYIFTRNSAIILCTFFILLFVVFYIYDDDGGDHFIAIFQTLVAFATTYIIISKSKFFEKSWVADKYETLSNAADEVTFKEIETFVDNNLFYTNSQASLKNLATQLAIHPNQISKTINSDFGSNFNHYINSKRIDLAKERLVDPQFSHLTIEAIGETVGFKSKSAFYNAFKKISGISPSKFAKSISPKL
- a CDS encoding metallophosphoesterase, with amino-acid sequence MSSENRLNRAYENAKTIPFDDTSKFILFSDCHRGDNSFADDFANNRNIYYHALKFYYSEGFDYCELGDGDELWENIHFESIFEAHKNVFKLLKQFHLEQRLHMIWGNHDMVYKDEAYVKKHLSSYFEPIDDKDKSLFEGIKYHEALILKHKETQQEVFLTHGHQADWWNYTFWRWGRFLVRVLWKPLQVWGIADPTSPAKNYTELIKVERRIKRWILKNRLKVTVVGHTHRPRFPEPGDIPLFNDGSCVHPRSITGIEIEKGSISLIKWQINTTDDGTLRVVRILLEGPQKLKDYLDNK
- a CDS encoding GAF domain-containing protein, with the translated sequence MGKHDRMKMPFKHLISFEKLLTKYDEHLKGDDPFLAATAERILAVEKGFPELRNGFSDFSLLEKNKDLIDRILQDTFTEALSSNEIKVATLPYQGVIIKSSKRFQSIIHEAGDGYEPQIRNVGDDMDYIMSCVVVLNYYYGYKLDFSRPYFYDIPDANGVMRHYRILYNADFIDVIPTDKAKEVTQEDVDELLANPTDIKLWKEKIPPESFISKGFVIANLFDVTMEQAISNIKSKLISKDTLQPVKFMNDLQETFKSFFRLPNIKVGFASFDAKKDQFEEVAGIGFDSFLLRGRHAIDCKVALCEESYHKLIDFNSYFTITDMDRMVGQSGEMQPYKGLQDQGVQSAIFAPIAYEGKLLGILEIVSQKKGVLNGVNAQKLDDVMPFIVSAVVRTKNEENNRIDAIIQNECTSVHSSVYWRFQEEAKRFMQDEIEGRSPSFKEIVFKDVYPLFGQIDIKDSSQARNLAIQRDLMIQLSEIDSVLNIALKKWNLPIYEELIFRVNNHLDSIKEMLYTNSEQAIFDFVQDEISPVFEHLKKADKEIENHILAYESKIDMGTGSYYDHRKNYDESVTLVNKTLSSVIDKRQESAQNMFPHYYERYKTDGVEHNMYIGSSISESKEYNPLYLNNLRLWQLQVMCEMENTHYSLKPKLPVPLDAASLILVYNTSLSIRFRMDEKQFDVDGTYNARYEVIKKRIDKSYIKGTEQRLTQKGVLSIVYSQKKDELEYLRYIKFLKSKGYFTNQIEIVELEGLQGVSGLKAIRAQILYKREQEPEKTYTYQDLMDALKE